From the genome of Danio rerio strain Tuebingen ecotype United States chromosome 2, GRCz12tu, whole genome shotgun sequence, one region includes:
- the LOC100331115 gene encoding RNA-binding protein MEX3B, which yields MPSPLFHPDIMEHESGQSGGGAREMEQDPRDEEHQEALRFALDQLSRMALEKVECLDGSSAGESCNGGGGYVDLQMMEHSSGSRESPGSCSPSPEYYGSGGGGGGGGYHMAGPHSSILGEQSSVLRKRSVNMTECVPVPSSEHVAEIVGRQGCKIKALRAKTNTYIKTPVRGEEPVFIVTGRREDVEMAKREIISAAEHFSMIRASRCKAGASAPGSSGSLPGPPNLPGQTTIQVRVPYRVVGLVVGPKGATIKRIQQQTHTYIVTPSREKDPVFEVTGMPENVDRAREEIETHITLRTGAFVDLQGDNDFHSNGTDVSLEGLGALGLSGALWSRATHNSAAPPPAMHRKTSFSNAESFSTTRRAADGGSPTSPFSTSSAGGSFSFGGDSTPSLPATNEDLGFEFGAANIWAPFVNGAKQPPQPVRRNSSGLSGGAVTPRLSPDPDHPLARRAQSDPLSTLSWLQNGGGGGSFSGGSSSSSGGSTTGYSSCSASSLPGGSPTDSEGGGSGVGISATMLSRLKAGALAGMVPRDCYVCCESEVTAALVPCGHNLFCMDCAGQICQSSDAECPVCHTPATQCIRIFS from the exons ATGCCGAGTCCCCTGTTTCACCCTGACATCATGGAGCACGAGAGCGGGCAGAGCGGCGGCGGCGCCCGGGAGATGGAGCAGGATCCCCGGGATGAGGAGCACCAGGAGGCGCTGCGCTTCGCCCTGGACCAGCTGTCCCGCATGGCGCTGGAGAAGGTGGAGTGTCTGGACGGGAGCTCGGCTGGGGAGAGCTGTAACGGAGGAGGGGGTTACGTGGACCTGCAGATGATGGAGCACAGCAGCGGCTCGCGGGAGTCACCCGGCTCATGCTCGCCCTCTCCTGAGTACTACGGCTCTGGGGGTGGAGGTGGTGGTGGAGGATATCACATGGCCGGGCCGCACTCCTCCATCCTCGGGGAACAAAGCTCGGTGCTCCGCAAGAGAAGTGTCAACATGACCGAGTGCGTGCCCGTGCCCTCCTCTGAGCATGTGGCGGAGATCGTCGGTAGACAAG GTTGCAAGATCAAAGCATTACGCGCAAAAACAAACACGTACATCAAAACCCCGGTGCGAGGAGAAGAGCCGGTGTTCATCGTGACGGGACGGCGTGAAGATGTGGAAATGGCCAAACGGGAGATCATCTCCGCCGCTGAGCACTTCTCCATGATCAGAGCCTCACGCTGCAAAGCCGGCGCCAGCGCTCCTGGGTCCAGCGGCTCACTCCCTGGCCCGCCAAACCTGCCAGGACAGACCACCATACAGGTGCGCGTGCCCTACAGAGTCGTGGGCTTAGTAGTAGGCCCTAAAGGAGCCACGATCAAGCGCATCCAGCAACAGACGCACACCTACATCGTAACACCGAGCCGAGAGAAAGATCCTGTGTTTGAGGTCACAGGCATGCCAGAAAACGTAGACCGTGCCCGAGAGGAGATCGAAACACATATAACTCTACGCACCGGCGCATTCGTGGATCTCCAAGGCGATAATGACTTCCATAGCAACGGGACGGATGTTAGTTTAGAGGGTTTGGGTGCGCTGGGATTGAGCGGTGCTCTTTGGTCACGTGCAACTCACAATTCTGCGGCTCCGCCGCCTGCCATGCATCGCAAAACGTCCTTCTCAAACGCGGAGTCGTTTTCCACTACACGCCGCGCAGCAGACGGAGGAAGCCCGACGAGTCCCTTCAGCACCAGCAGCGCAGGGGGAAGCTTCTCTTTTGGAGGCGACTCGACTCCTAGTTTGCCGGCGACCAATGAAGATTTGGGTTTCGAGTTTGGCGCTGCTAATATCTGGGCGCCGTTTGTTAACGGTGCAAAGCAGCCGCCTCAGCCTGTCCGGCGCAATAGCAGCGGCCTCAGCGGTGGAGCTGTAACTCCACGTCTATCACCCGACCCCGATCACCCTCTCGCCCGCAGAGCCCAAAGCGACCCGCTCAGCACTCTCTCCTGGCTCCAAAATGGCGGCGGCGGCGGATCGTTTTCTGGAGGAAGCAGCAGCAGTAGTGGAGGAAGCACAACCGGGTATTCGTCCTGCTCCGCGTCGTCGCTTCCTGGTGGATCTCCGACCGACTCTGAAGGCGGCGGCAGTGGTGTTGGCATCTCTGCTACTATGCTGAGTCGCCTGAAAGCAGGCGCGCTAGCTGGAATGGTTCCTCGAGATTGTTACGTGTGCTGCGAGAGCGAGGTGACTGCTGCGCTGGTGCCCTGCGGACACAATCTGTTCTGCATGGACTGCGCCGGTCAGATCTGCCAGTCTTCTGACGCCGAGTGCCCGGTGTGCCACACTCCTGCCACACAGTGCATCCGCATCTTCTCTTAA